In the Methanothermobacter marburgensis str. Marburg genome, ATTTTTAAGAAGTATTGCAGCGCCCAGGATGATAAGCGTCTTCTCAGTGTTTCTTATCTCAAATTTCCTGAAGAGATACACCAGGGCAAGGCCAAGGGCAAGACCTGCAACTATACCTGTCAGAATGGACATCGGAACCCCCAGGGCCTCCACAAGGAAGTTAACCTGCTGTCCCTGATACATTCCCAGGAACACCGAGAAGAGGGTTATTGAAACAACGTCATCCACAGATGCACCTGTGAGTATAATGGTGGGTATACCCTTGGCTGTCCCCATCCTCCTCTCAATGAAGGATAGCATCTGTGGGACTATAACCGCAGGTGAAACCGCGGCTATAACAAAACCAAGGATACCCGCCTCTATGAGTGGAAGCCCCAGTATGTAGTGGGCCGCGAACATCACAGCGAACCCCTCAACCACGTCGGGTATGAAACTCATCTTAACTGCCGTCATACCCACCTTTCTGAGGCTTTCAAGGTTTATACCGAAACCAGCCCTCAGGAGGATTATTATGAGTGCTATGACCCTGAGGTCCGGTGAAACGTCCATTATACTCTTTGATATCAGGTTAAGTCCATGGGGACCTATCAGCATGCCAAGTACAAGCATCCCCGTGATTCCAGGTATTCCGATACGGTTGAATACTCTGCTGAACAGAAGGCCAAGTAAGATAATAACAGCTACGCTGAATGCAACATACTCCAAATTGATACCTCCATCTGGAGGATAGCTCCTCCTACATTTTTTTCTGCAGGAGTCATCAGCCAGAAAAAGCGTTTAAAGGTGGACTCCATCACCTATAGATTGAACTTTCAGACTGATTTTATATAAGTTTTGCGGTTGCTTCACCTAATGAACCTTCCCCCCATCTTTTCAATACCACCTGCCTTTATCTAGAATCCTGCCCCTCCATCCTTTCAATACCAGCTATTACAGCTATGGCAGCCGACTGAGTTACAAGTGAGAAGAGGACAACCGCGGGTATCCATACACCATAGAGGTAACCCATAAGAAGGCTTCCTGAAAACCAGGCAACCCCGAACACCATGTTGAAAGTCCCGTAGGCTGAGCCCCTCCTCTCTGGTGGGGAAAACCTTGAGACTGCAGCCCTCATAACAGACTCCTGGGCACCCATACCCACACCCCAGAGTGCGGCGCCAGTAACCGCTGCCAGTGAGCCGCCAAGGAAGGCTAGGGGGGCATAGAGCATGGATATGAATACTGCGAGGGCCATAACCCTGAAACCATACCTGTCAAAGTACCTTCCGAAGATGAGCGCTGATACGGCATCTGTAAGCATGGCAAGGGAATAGAGGACAGGAATCATTGAGGGTTCCAGAACCCCGCTCACTCCAAGGTGGTAACCCACAAGTGGAAAATCGGCGTAACCGAGGGCTATGAAACATACAGCGAGCATGTAAATCCAGTAGGATCCCCTGAAGGACGTGTAATCGATCCGGGTTGAGGTTTCAAGTTCACCTGGACGTGGGAAGAGGAGGTAACCTGCAGTTAGAACTGAGAGTGCCATGATCGCTGGAACTGCAAGGACCAGGAACCCCTCCCTGAACCCTCCACCAAGTGCCAGGACCAGGAAAACTATGAAAGGTCCTGCAACAGCCCCGATCTGGTCGAGGGCCTCATGTATCCCAAATCCAGTTCCATGACCCATAGTGGAGGAGGCATATGATAAAATAGCATCCCTGGGTGGTGTCCTGAGGCCCTTACCCACCCTCTCAATTATTATCAGGAGAACCGCCACCTGCCAGTTACCTGCAAATGCAAGTAGAGGCACGGCGATCAGGTTGATAATGTAGCCTGCAAATGTTATGAACCAGTACCTCCCGGTTCTATCTGAGACGTACCCTGAAAGGAACCTTATGAGGTACCCGGAGAGTTCACCGAACCCTGCCGCGAATCCAACCATGAATGCGCTGGCACCGAGAAAGGCCATGAATGGTCCCGTTATTCCCCTAGCACCCTCATAGGTCATGTCTGCGAAGAGACTCACAATTCCAAGTATGATTATGAATTTAGTTGCCCTATTCATGATAAAGCCCCATCAGAAAAATGAATTTCCCTCCTCTTCCGAATTTAACTGCTTGTAAATCCTATAACAGAACATGATAATCATCACTCAACGCCCGCTGAAGAGCATATAAACCGCCCTGTAGGTGTACTCCGGTTCAGATATACCCATATAAAGTGACCTCCTGAACCCTCCATCAGGGTTTCTCAGTTTCAATATAAAGTCCTCCACGTCATATTTCCTTCCCCTGAGGATCTCATTGAGTCTGAATCCTGCGTAAACCGTCTCAAGGTAGGGTGGATAGGATAGGGGTGTGAAGTTCCACCCACCATCACCCCAGCAGGAATCAGCAAATTCAAGCACATCCTTCCTGCTGAAACCAACACCATGGGCCTCCAGTATCTCAACTGCAAAGTGTGTGTTTATGATGTCTGACCCGTACCTTCCAAATCCGCCGTCATCGTTCTGAAGCGAAAGAACCCATTTGGGGACCCCCTCAAGGTATTCGCCATGGAGACGGAGGACCGAATCCATGTAATACGTTATTTCAAGCTTTGATTTCCTGTAGGACATTCTGAGAAGATCTAGAAACCTTTTTTTACCCGGAACTCCCTGCCATAATCAGCCAGCAAACTGCACCTGTAGAAAAGTCCCTGGGCAGCGAAGCTACCCCTTGAGTGCAGTTCCTCAAGCCAGTCAAGGGTTCTACGGATATCATCTGGGAGAGAATCTATGACCTCCAAGGACTTTATGGCGTAATACGTGTTTTTAGAGTCAGGAAGCCCCTCATATAGTGTGTAACCCCCTGATGGGTGTCTCCTCCTGTCAAAAAAGTTAATTATCCCCTCAACTATGGGTGATGTCCCCGACATGTTATTCCTCCAGCTCCACAACAATCAAATATAAATAATGAACACCGCCATTATATAATAAGTTCCTGTTATTTATCATTAAATAAATCGTTTCTATGAGGAATACCATGATCCAGTCATGTAGTGAATGTAAGGGTAAGGGTTACCGTGTTAAAAGTTACAAAATATGCAGCGCATGCCATGGGACAGGCTACCAATCAACAGAGGATATTAAGGACCACTTCAAGGGTGTGTCAAACACTGCAAGGCAGAGATTCGACCTTGAGGAGGCCCATGACGTGCCCTGCGAGGTATGCAGGGGAAAGGGTGAGGTCGAGGTGAGGGAACCCTGCCCCGCCTGTGGGGGTAAGGGTGAGGTTAACATATGCCCCTCATGTGGAAAGAGGATAAGTGGCAGGGACGAGTACTGCCCTGACTGCCAGAAGAAGGAACACGTCTACGTCCTCCACCCTGCATGCACCATCGACGACCTTGAGGTCGGAAGCGTATACAGGGGGAAGATAACGAGGATAGAAAAATATGGCGTATTTGTGAGCCTCAACAGCCATGTCTGGGGGCTCATGAGGGGCCTGTTCCCTGACCACAGGATCGGTGACGAAATATTCGTCAGGGTATCCCATGTGAAGCCCTATAAGGGCGAGGTTGACATGATACCCGCCAGTATAAAGGGACCATATGAGATCGTTAAATTAAAAAAGGACCTCCCAAGGACAAGAATAGCTGATATAGACACCAAGAGTCTTGGTAAAACAGTGAGAATAGTGGGTGAGGTCATACAGATACAGCAGACCTCAGGACCAACAATATTCACAATCTCAGATGAGACAGGGACAACCTGGGCAGCGGCCTTTGATGAGCCAGGCATAAGGGTCTACCCCCACATCCAGATAGGACACATAGTTGAGGTTATAGGTGAGGTTAACCAGCACACCGGTAAGATCCAGATAGAATCAGAGTCCATTGAACGCCTCATAGGAAAGGATGCTGCTGAGGCAAGGAGGCTCATCGATGAGGCAATTGACAGGAGGGCAGAACCTAAGAGGAAGGACCTCCTCATAGAAAGCGAAACCCTTGAAAAACTGAGGCCAAAACTCATTGAAGCAGCCAAGGCCATAAGAAGGGCAATATACGATGGAAGATCCATACTGGTAAGGCACCATGCAGACGCCGATGGTATATGTGCAGGTGTGGCCATAGAAAAGGCAGTTGTGCCCCTGCTGAGGGAACTGAACCCGAGCACAGATGCAGAGTGGCACTACTTCAAGAGGGCCCCAAGTAAGGCCCCGTTCTATGAACTGGAGGACGTGGTGAAGGACCTTTCCTATGCACTTGAGGACCTGGAAAGGCACGGGCAGAAACTCCCCCTCCTTGTGCTCCTTGACAACGGGTCGACAGAGGAGGACATACTCGCCCTCATGAAGGCAAAGATCTATGACATCGAAATAGTGGTCGTGGACCACCACTACCCGGGTGAGGTCACCGATGGAAGGGTGGAGGTTGATGAATACGTTGACGTGCACGTGAACCCATACCTGGTGGGTGGGGACTCCCAGATAACGGCTGGTGCCCTTTCAGTGGAGATAGCCAAGATGATAAACCCTGAGATCACCGAGAGGATCCTGCACCTCCCCGGCATTGCTGCTGTGGGGGACCATGCAAACTCCCCTGAAGCCGAAGGTTACATTGAACTCGCAGGTGAGCGGGGCTATGAACGGGAGGAGCTTGAAAAAATAGCCGCCTGTGTTGACTTTGAGGCTTTTTACCTCCGATTCATGAATGGAAGGGGCATAATAGACACCATCCTTGGTCTTGGAAATCTTGATAAGCACAAAAAACTGGTGGACGCCCTCTACAGGGAATACGAGAGAAAGGTTGATACCCAGCTCCGGGCCGCGATACCCAACCTCAAATCCACGATGCTCCCCAATGGTATACTCTTCAATGTCCTTGACGTTGAGAAGTACTCACACCGCTTCACCTTCCCTGCCCCCGGCAAGACCTGCGGCTTCGTCCATGACTACATGGTCCAGAAGCACGGCGAGGAGACACCAATAATCACCCTTGCCTATGGACCGGACTTCGGGGTTATAAGGGCAACCGATGCTGTGAATGAGAAATTCGGGTTCAACCTCAACGAGATAGTCTGGGAACTGGCAGAGGAGATTCCTGAGGCGGTGATCGATGGGGGTGGACATGAATGCGCAGGGTCACTCAAGTACATTGAGGGCCTCTCAAAGAAGGTTTTATCAGCCTTTGCAGAGAAGGTGGCATCCCTCAGGGAATAAAAAATCAATTAAATTGATATTTTTTTCCTGTGACGCTCTGAGAAACTAGACTTCTAGATTTTAATTTTGAATAGATTGACTCTAATCTTATTTTAATTAATCAAGTATCCCCTCATGAATGCCTGAAAAAAGTAAATATTAACTCCTAAACATCAGGTTTTTTCCCTTTCGTCCATCAAGCTCTTATAGTAGTCGCATTCATCTGCAATGGGACATTCCTCATGCCTCGGACCCACTGGCCTGCATATGTCCTGTCCGAACTGGACCATGAGGTCATTGAGTTCTATCCAGTATTTCCTGGGTATGACCTCCATGAGGACCCTCTCGGTCTCCTCAGGTGTCCTGGTGTTCACAAGGCCTATTCTGTTTGATATCCTGTGGACATGTGTATCAACAGGGACCACTGGCTTATTGAATGCATATACAAGTACACAGTTTGCTGTTTTCCTCCCAACACCTGGAAGTTTAAGGAGTTCATCAATGTCATCAGGGACCCTCCCCCCGTATTCCTCAAGGAGAATCCGCGAAACCTCCCTGATCCTCCGTGCCTTGACGTGATAGAAGCCAGCCTTCCTTACAAGCTGCTCCAATTTCTCAACCGGTGCATATGCAACGTCCTCCATGGTGGGGTACTCAGAGAACAGCCTGGCGGTTGCCTCATCGGTGTTCTCGTCCCGGGTCCTCTGGGAGAGTATTGTTCTTATGAGGACACGGTAGGGGTCCCTGTCCTCAAAGACCCTGAGGGAGTAGAGGCTCCTAAGACCCTCCATTATCCTGTCAATATCCCTGATGGATACCACCGGAAAAAAGAATCAGTTAAGTTTCTGGAGCAGAAGCTGAAGACCGTCCATCAGCCCCTCACCCTCGGTTGCAATGGTGGGCAGAACATCCACATCCCTGTCAATCTCAAGTTCAGAATCATCAAGGTCCTGTTTATTTGAGAACACAACGTATGGGATGTTTTTCTCCTCAAGTTCTGCCATTATCTCCTTCTCAGCCAGGGTTACCCCCCTTGAGTTATCCACCACTATTATGGCGGCATCAAGGCCATTGGAGATGATCTCAAGCATGAACTTGAACCTCTCGTGGCCGGGTGTTGCAAAGAGGTGTATCTTCTCACCGTTAACGATGCAGTTACCATAATCCAGTGCCAGTGTTGTGCCCTTGTACTCAACCTTTGTTATCTTATCACAGAGCTGCTCAAGGGTGGTTGTTTTACCGGTATCATAATCCCCGAAGATTACAACCTTTGTCTCCTTATTTTTCATTATAATCAACTCACACTCATTTATAGTTAAGTATAATGTCTGAATGCTGTGTCCCTATTTTATGTACCATATTTTATATATTTAATGCTGTGGGAGGTTTATTCGACACCCAATTGACCTCATCCTCTCTGGAAAATCAGGGAACGAAACACTGAAGACCTCACCATCCATTATTGTTATACCCTCCCTGAGACCTATGAGGGTGAATGCCATTGCAAGTCTGTGGTCGCCGTGGGATGAGACCACTCCACCCCTCACACCACCCTCAATGACCATGCCGTCCCGCAGCTCCTTAACATCCACTCCCAGTTTTCCAAGTTCAGTGGCGCATGTCCTTATCCTGTCTGTTTCCTTGTACCTTGCATGTTCAACCCCCCTTATCTCGGTTCGTCCATCTGCAAGGGCCCCAAGGACCGCTACAGTTGGGAGGAGGTCCGGGGCGTCATGGAGGTCCGCCTGGACACCTGAAAGTTCCCCTGTGGATGATACAACCACGTGGTTATCTCCCACCACAACATCGGCCCCCATCTCACTGATTATGTCAAGTATGATACGGTCGCCCTGCCTGGAATCCCTGAAGAGGTTCTCGATTCTGACCTCCCCGCCTGCAACTGCAACTGCCCCTGCAAGGTAGGATGCAGAGGAGTAGTCACCCTCAACCGTGTACGTCCTTCCCCTGTACCTGGATGGTTCAACAGAGAATACCCCATCAGAGTATTCCACCGGGACAGAGAATTTCTCCATCACATCAAGGGTCATGTCAACGTAGGGCCTTGATATGAACTCCCCCTCAACCTTCAGGTCAACGCCCTCTGAGAGGGGTGCTGCTATGAGGATCGAGGATATGAACTGTGAACTTAGACTCCCCTCTATTGATGTCTCACCGCCCCTGAATCCTCCCTTTATAATAACAGGTGGGAGGCCGTTCATCCTTGAGGATACTGCCTCAACACCCAGTGGTTTGAGGGCGTCCAGGAGGGGCTGCATGGGTCTTGTCCTGAGGGACTCATCACCGGTGAGTACAGTGTAGTTCTCTGCAAGGCCAGCCACCGAGGTCATGATGCGCAGTGTTGTCCCTGAATTTCCAAGGTATACAACATCGTCGGGTGTTTCAAGTTCACCCCCGCTTCCGGTGACGGACCATTTCTCATTGCCCTCTATGTCAACCCCGAATGCCCGGCAGGCCTCCACTGAGGAGAGGGTGTCCTCTGCCACAAGGGGGTCCCTGATCTCTGATATGCCATCTGCAAGAGCCGCCACTATGACTGCCCTGTGGGTGTAACTCTTGGATGGTGGGGCTTTGACTGTCCCTGAAAGTTCAGGTGAAACATCAACTTTAAGTTCCATTGAAACACCTCGAGGGGATCATCGCACGATTTCTATTATGATCTCAGGTTCATCCATGTTGAGCACATCGACCCTTTCGCCGGCTGTTCCCACAACCTCCTTTCTGAAGCTTATGTATTCAGCTGTGAGTCTTCTTCCAGCAACCTCTATTTCCCCATTCTCCTGGAGTTCATCGTAGACATCCTGGGGGTCAGATCCCTGGAGATGGGAGATTATGGCCGGGGCGTCTCCCCTGAACTCGGGCCCTATCCTGTCCATTCTCGGTTCAAGTTCCACGACCCTCTCTGTTATTTCAGGTTCACCCGTCTCAAGGCCCACCTCAGATATATTCATTGTCCCTGCTATGTCCTGGAGGAATGGTTCTAGCATTGCCGCTGAATCCTCATCCGTGTATATGGTGGCTGATCGGAGGGGTGCGTTGAGGGGCATCTTTGATGATGACTTGAACCTCCTGATTTCACCTATAACCTCAACTGAAATGTCACCCATCCTCTCGATCTCAGGGTCAACCAGCTCAGGTCGGTACTCTGGCCAGCCTTTCACATGTATTGATCCCTCACCGATGTGCTGGTGAACCTCCTCTGTGAAGTGGGGTGTCACCGGGGCAAGGAGCCTGAGGCATGTCTCGAGAACCATCCTGAGGGTGGTCTGGGCTGCCACCCTTGAGGCCCCATCCCCCTCTGAGTACAGGCGGTACTTGACAGCCTCGATGTACTCGTCACAGAAGTCATGCCAGACGAACTTCTGGATCCTCCCCACCGCTGCTGCGAAGTTGTACTCCTCCAGACTCTCTGTAACGTCCCTCACCAGGTTCATGAGCCTGGAGAGTATCCAGCGGTCAAGCGGTCTGAATTCCGCCTCCCTGTCATCTCCCAGGTGGATGCTTATGAATCTGAATGCATTCCAGAATTTCCTCAGGAACTTGTAGCCGTACTTCACGTCCTTCCAGGCAAATGGAACGTCTGACCCTGGCACACTCCCTGCGGCCCAGAGCCTCAGTGCATCGGCACCGTAGTCCTCAAGGACCTCCTCAGGTGCTATAACATTTCCCCGGGACTTGCTCATCTTGTGTCCGTCCTCCCCGAAGACCATCCCGTTTATCACTATCTCACTGAAGGGTTTCTCACCGGTGAGTGCCATGCATCTCAGTATGGTGTAGAATGCCCAGGTACGGATTATGTCGTGTCCCTGTGGCCTCAGATTTGCGGGGAAGAGGTCCCTGTAGGATTCATCTGGCCATCCTGCAACCGAGAGAGGGGATATTGAACTGTCCATCCAGGTGTCCAGGACATCCTCCTCCCCAATGAATTCTGTGCTTCCGCATTCACATTTTATCCCTGGATCGTCCCTTGTTGGGTCAACTGGCAGCATATCCTCATCTGCAACGTGGACCCTTCCGCATTCCTTACAGTACCACACTGGTATGGGTGTTGCGAATATCCTCTGCCTTGATATGCACCAGTCCCAGTCCATGGACCCTGTCCAGTTGAGGAGCCTCGTCTTCATGTGTTCGGGCACCCATTCCATTTCCTCAGCAGCCCTTCTAACATCGGGTATGAGTTTCTTTACCGCCACAAACCACTGCTTCTTGACCAGGATCTCTATCGGTGTCTTGCACCTCCAGCAGGTGCCCACGTTCTGCTTTACAGGCTCCTTTCTCAGGAGGAAGCCCTCCCTTTCAAGGTCCTCAACTATCTGTTCCTTGCACTCCCTTATGGTAAGACCCTTATATTTGCCTGCGGCCTCTGTCATATATCCCCTTTCATCTATCGCCTCTATAATGTCAAGGTTATGGCGGTTGACCCAGGTAACGTCCGTCTTGTCCCCGAAGGTACATATCATGACAGCACCGGTACCGAATTCAGGGTCAACATCAGGGTCCTTTATCAGTTTAACCTTCTGGCCGAAGAGGGGTACCTCTATCTCCTTACCCTCAAATTCACTGAATCTATCATCATCAGGGTGCACAGCCACAGCCACGCAGGCTGCCATGAGCTCCGGCCTTGTTGTGGCTATCTCTATATCTTCACCACCATCGACAGGGAACCTCACATAGTTGAGGTTTGTCTCGTTCTCAACGTATTCGACCTCTGCAAAGGCTATCGCAGTCTCACACCTGGGGCACCAGTTGACCGGGTGCACACCCTGGTATATGAGGCCGTCCTCATACATGCGGAGGAATGAGAGCTGGGTTCTTCTCATGTACTCAGGGGTCATGGTCACGAATTCGTGGCTCCAGTCCTGGCTGAAGCCAAGGCGCTGCATCTGCTCCTTCATCATCTTTATGTTTTCCTGTGTGAGTTCCACACAGAGGCGCCTGAATTCCTCACGTGACACGTCACTCTTCTTTATGTTGTGGGTCTCCTCAACCTTGACCTCCGTTGGGAGACCATGACAGTCCCAGCCCTGGGGGAAGAGGACATCGAATCCCCTCATCCTCCTGAACCTTGCTATTATGTCCATGTAGACCCAGTTGAGTACGTGGCCCATGTGTATGGATCCTGTTGGGTATGGTGGTGGCGTGTCTATGATGTACCTGGGCTTTGTCCCTGACCCTATGAAGCGGTATATGTCATCTTCCTGCCATTTTTTCTGCCATTTAACCTCGTTTTTATGGTTGTAATCCTTTGGGATCTGGTTATCGGTCATCTTATTCTCTCCCTGATAGAAGCTGTGAAGTGCTGGAAAAGTTATATGATAATATTCACTACCCAATCTTTATAAAGATGTTTGAATACTCTAACTTTGTGAAGAAATAAAAGGAGAGCAAGTTCTCATATGGTGAATGCCAATGGAGTTGATCTGGTTCTACATAGCACTCTTCCTTGCAATAAGTGATGAGATACACACGAGGATACTCTGGAATGTCTTCTTTGATTTCTACATACTTCTTGCCGGGATAATAAAGGAGACCGTCTCATCGAACATCCAGCTGTGGCTGGTCCATGAGGGTCTGGAGGCCCTCTTCCACTTCATAGTGCTGTCCCTTGTGTTTCTCTCATTTGAGATAGGGTTCCTCGCAGCCCTCATACACCTTGTTGTGGATCTTTACCATCAGCTGAGCGGGGTGGACCATGGATGGCTGTATCACAGGGCCCTCCACTTCACCGTGGAATCGGTTTTCTTCATAATGGTCTTCTCTGCCCTCTAAAAGGCCCGTTTCCTTTTAAAATAATTTTATCCTGTTCTCCCCAGTGTCAGAGACCCTATGAATTTTGTGGTGGGTATCCGTGGGAGTGATGATGCTGCCACATATTTTCCAAGGAATATTATGTTATCGGGCCTTCCCCTGTTTCTTCCAAGGAGTCTGCCCCCATCAAAGGTTGCGTGCACCCTCAGAAGTGTGGAGTTTTCCCTGCTCAGGGTCTCGTAGAGAAGTATGTTTCGCCTGTTGTATCCCCAGCGGTCTGTCCCTGCAGCATAAACCGCTGCCTTAAGGGGATTTTGACTCCAGCGTGAATAGTAGCCTCTCCTGTAATAGGATGGGCTGTTGGGTACACTTATGTACTCCCCATTCCGCAGCCTGAATACTGAGAGCCTTGAGTAGCCACTCCTGTAAATTGAAACCCCTACCTGACCACCCGGGCCCCTTATAACAAAGTGTCCGAGGCCGAGTTTTCTCACGAGGCTGTGGGCCCTCTTCATATCATAGGATGTCACGTTACCGCGCCGGATGATGTCTCCCCCTATAGCCTCAAGGGCCCGGTTTATCCAGACTATATCGGGTCCGCCGGCCCCCATCATCCAGCCACCCTCTGAGATTATGGTGTGGAAGAAGTATCCGTTGACGGTCTTGTATTCCTTCAGGGTTTCCCTGCCATTCCAGATCGTCTTCTGAATCCTGAGGGTGGCGGCATAGGTGGAATCCCTCCTGTAGGCAAAGACAGCGTCACTCTCATTAACATTAACCACCACCGAGCAGCAGTCAGAGTCCACCTCATGGTGATGGGTCCCTGATGACCCCCAGGTGCTCCAGCTGTTATTTGCAGGTGTCTGATTTACAGCGGCTGCTGATGCTGCACCCATGAGAATCGCGATTACAAAAAATATAGCAAAAAAATGTGCTTCAACTTCACACCCCCTCTATGTATTCTGTTTCCTGGACTATATGAATTTTGAGATAGGGGGCGGGTTAATTATTTATTGGATACCCATGATAATTTGAACCATCATATTTACCGGAGAGATCACCATGCCTGTTATAACGTTGGATTATGATGACCTGAAGGAACTGGGCATTGACATTGATAGAGAAAGGCTCATTGAAGTTCTGCCGATGATGGGGAGTGACATTGAGGACTTTGATGATG is a window encoding:
- a CDS encoding prenyltransferase/squalene oxidase repeat-containing protein; the protein is MSYRKSKLEITYYMDSVLRLHGEYLEGVPKWVLSLQNDDGGFGRYGSDIINTHFAVEILEAHGVGFSRKDVLEFADSCWGDGGWNFTPLSYPPYLETVYAGFRLNEILRGRKYDVEDFILKLRNPDGGFRRSLYMGISEPEYTYRAVYMLFSGR
- a CDS encoding valine--tRNA ligase, with the protein product MTDNQIPKDYNHKNEVKWQKKWQEDDIYRFIGSGTKPRYIIDTPPPYPTGSIHMGHVLNWVYMDIIARFRRMRGFDVLFPQGWDCHGLPTEVKVEETHNIKKSDVSREEFRRLCVELTQENIKMMKEQMQRLGFSQDWSHEFVTMTPEYMRRTQLSFLRMYEDGLIYQGVHPVNWCPRCETAIAFAEVEYVENETNLNYVRFPVDGGEDIEIATTRPELMAACVAVAVHPDDDRFSEFEGKEIEVPLFGQKVKLIKDPDVDPEFGTGAVMICTFGDKTDVTWVNRHNLDIIEAIDERGYMTEAAGKYKGLTIRECKEQIVEDLEREGFLLRKEPVKQNVGTCWRCKTPIEILVKKQWFVAVKKLIPDVRRAAEEMEWVPEHMKTRLLNWTGSMDWDWCISRQRIFATPIPVWYCKECGRVHVADEDMLPVDPTRDDPGIKCECGSTEFIGEEDVLDTWMDSSISPLSVAGWPDESYRDLFPANLRPQGHDIIRTWAFYTILRCMALTGEKPFSEIVINGMVFGEDGHKMSKSRGNVIAPEEVLEDYGADALRLWAAGSVPGSDVPFAWKDVKYGYKFLRKFWNAFRFISIHLGDDREAEFRPLDRWILSRLMNLVRDVTESLEEYNFAAAVGRIQKFVWHDFCDEYIEAVKYRLYSEGDGASRVAAQTTLRMVLETCLRLLAPVTPHFTEEVHQHIGEGSIHVKGWPEYRPELVDPEIERMGDISVEVIGEIRRFKSSSKMPLNAPLRSATIYTDEDSAAMLEPFLQDIAGTMNISEVGLETGEPEITERVVELEPRMDRIGPEFRGDAPAIISHLQGSDPQDVYDELQENGEIEVAGRRLTAEYISFRKEVVGTAGERVDVLNMDEPEIIIEIVR
- a CDS encoding MFS transporter; the encoded protein is MNRATKFIIILGIVSLFADMTYEGARGITGPFMAFLGASAFMVGFAAGFGELSGYLIRFLSGYVSDRTGRYWFITFAGYIINLIAVPLLAFAGNWQVAVLLIIIERVGKGLRTPPRDAILSYASSTMGHGTGFGIHEALDQIGAVAGPFIVFLVLALGGGFREGFLVLAVPAIMALSVLTAGYLLFPRPGELETSTRIDYTSFRGSYWIYMLAVCFIALGYADFPLVGYHLGVSGVLEPSMIPVLYSLAMLTDAVSALIFGRYFDRYGFRVMALAVFISMLYAPLAFLGGSLAAVTGAALWGVGMGAQESVMRAAVSRFSPPERRGSAYGTFNMVFGVAWFSGSLLMGYLYGVWIPAVVLFSLVTQSAAIAVIAGIERMEGQDSR
- a CDS encoding cation:proton antiporter yields the protein MEYVAFSVAVIILLGLLFSRVFNRIGIPGITGMLVLGMLIGPHGLNLISKSIMDVSPDLRVIALIIILLRAGFGINLESLRKVGMTAVKMSFIPDVVEGFAVMFAAHYILGLPLIEAGILGFVIAAVSPAVIVPQMLSFIERRMGTAKGIPTIILTGASVDDVVSITLFSVFLGMYQGQQVNFLVEALGVPMSILTGIVAGLALGLALVYLFRKFEIRNTEKTLIILGAAILLKNAGDILSAHVPIAALVGVMVTGLVILERMPETGLKLSEKFNKVWIFAEILLFVLVGAAVDVKLIFQVGLLGLAVIVLGLAARSMGVLLALRGSNLNLREKVFCIAAYIPKATVQAAVGAIPLAAGVAAGQTILAMAVLAILFTAPVGSLAVRITGERFLEVEGTQVEGTP
- the aroA gene encoding 3-phosphoshikimate 1-carboxyvinyltransferase — protein: MELKVDVSPELSGTVKAPPSKSYTHRAVIVAALADGISEIRDPLVAEDTLSSVEACRAFGVDIEGNEKWSVTGSGGELETPDDVVYLGNSGTTLRIMTSVAGLAENYTVLTGDESLRTRPMQPLLDALKPLGVEAVSSRMNGLPPVIIKGGFRGGETSIEGSLSSQFISSILIAAPLSEGVDLKVEGEFISRPYVDMTLDVMEKFSVPVEYSDGVFSVEPSRYRGRTYTVEGDYSSASYLAGAVAVAGGEVRIENLFRDSRQGDRIILDIISEMGADVVVGDNHVVVSSTGELSGVQADLHDAPDLLPTVAVLGALADGRTEIRGVEHARYKETDRIRTCATELGKLGVDVKELRDGMVIEGGVRGGVVSSHGDHRLAMAFTLIGLREGITIMDGEVFSVSFPDFPERMRSIGCRINLPQH
- a CDS encoding DHH family phosphoesterase, coding for MIQSCSECKGKGYRVKSYKICSACHGTGYQSTEDIKDHFKGVSNTARQRFDLEEAHDVPCEVCRGKGEVEVREPCPACGGKGEVNICPSCGKRISGRDEYCPDCQKKEHVYVLHPACTIDDLEVGSVYRGKITRIEKYGVFVSLNSHVWGLMRGLFPDHRIGDEIFVRVSHVKPYKGEVDMIPASIKGPYEIVKLKKDLPRTRIADIDTKSLGKTVRIVGEVIQIQQTSGPTIFTISDETGTTWAAAFDEPGIRVYPHIQIGHIVEVIGEVNQHTGKIQIESESIERLIGKDAAEARRLIDEAIDRRAEPKRKDLLIESETLEKLRPKLIEAAKAIRRAIYDGRSILVRHHADADGICAGVAIEKAVVPLLRELNPSTDAEWHYFKRAPSKAPFYELEDVVKDLSYALEDLERHGQKLPLLVLLDNGSTEEDILALMKAKIYDIEIVVVDHHYPGEVTDGRVEVDEYVDVHVNPYLVGGDSQITAGALSVEIAKMINPEITERILHLPGIAAVGDHANSPEAEGYIELAGERGYEREELEKIAACVDFEAFYLRFMNGRGIIDTILGLGNLDKHKKLVDALYREYERKVDTQLRAAIPNLKSTMLPNGILFNVLDVEKYSHRFTFPAPGKTCGFVHDYMVQKHGEETPIITLAYGPDFGVIRATDAVNEKFGFNLNEIVWELAEEIPEAVIDGGGHECAGSLKYIEGLSKKVLSAFAEKVASLRE
- a CDS encoding endonuclease III domain-containing protein, with protein sequence MEGLRSLYSLRVFEDRDPYRVLIRTILSQRTRDENTDEATARLFSEYPTMEDVAYAPVEKLEQLVRKAGFYHVKARRIREVSRILLEEYGGRVPDDIDELLKLPGVGRKTANCVLVYAFNKPVVPVDTHVHRISNRIGLVNTRTPEETERVLMEVIPRKYWIELNDLMVQFGQDICRPVGPRHEECPIADECDYYKSLMDEREKT
- a CDS encoding GTP-binding protein, yielding MKNKETKVVIFGDYDTGKTTTLEQLCDKITKVEYKGTTLALDYGNCIVNGEKIHLFATPGHERFKFMLEIISNGLDAAIIVVDNSRGVTLAEKEIMAELEEKNIPYVVFSNKQDLDDSELEIDRDVDVLPTIATEGEGLMDGLQLLLQKLN